One stretch of Caloenas nicobarica isolate bCalNic1 chromosome 4, bCalNic1.hap1, whole genome shotgun sequence DNA includes these proteins:
- the MED28 gene encoding mediator of RNA polymerase II transcription subunit 28 — MAGALSGMFGNQPPGPPPPGPPGGPGPAGLIPPAPGPRNPNNTLVDELEASFEACFASLVSQDYVNGTDQEEIRTGVDQCIQKFLDVARQTECFFLQKRLQLSVQKPEQVIKEDVSELRNELQRKEALIQKHLAKLRHWQQVLEDISVQHKKPAEMPQGPLVYLEQASATIPAPMKQT; from the exons ATGGCGGGAGCGCTGAGCGGCATGTTCGGCAACCAGCCgcccgggccgccgccgccggggcctcctggcgggcccggcccggccggcctTATCCCGCCGGCGCCGGGGCCGCGCAATCCCAACAACACGCTGGTGGACGAGCTGGAGGCGTCCTTCGAG GCCTGCTTCGCCTCGCTGGTGAGCCAGGACTACGTGAACGGCACGGACCAGGAGGAGATCCGCACCG GCGTTGATCAGTGCATCCAGAAGTTTCTGGATGTTGCGAGACAAACTGagtgcttttttcttcaaaaaagacTGCAGCTATCAGTCCAGAAACCAGAGCAAGTAATTAAAGAG GATGTTTCAGAATTAAGAAATGAATTGCAGAGAAAAGAAGCATTAATTCAGAAGCATTTGGCTAAACTGCGACACTGGCAACAGGTCCTGGAAGATATCAGTGTACAGCACAAAAAGCCTGCAGAAATGCCTCAAGGTCCATTAGTTTATCTAGAACAAGCATCTGCCACTATTCCTGCTCCAATGAAGCAAACATGA